In a single window of the Gadus macrocephalus chromosome 6, ASM3116895v1 genome:
- the LOC132460160 gene encoding uncharacterized protein LOC132460160 isoform X2 produces the protein MQNEGLRRRSWRQRPAWRRRWPGGPGGVQPGRGGMEGQVAAPHPKGLEAANLEGLETAEVLEATAGLDVEANLEVLESVGLEAVVETNLEGLEAVVETNLEGLEAVVGTNLEVPAVASTWWRSAWRARRRSAWRARRRSAWRARRRSAWRARRRRRSAWRARRRRRSAWRARRRRRPGGPGGGGSSSKEMRRRCGGPGGWPGGGPGGDGPGGGGRLGDPAVEVRRWLVIRPTCSSSMEGLKESLGMKITAQGLTTPPPHSSFRRSVLMVQAVKPPPL, from the exons atgcagaacg aaggactgaggcggaggtcctggaggcagaggccagcctggaggcggcggtggcctggaggtcctggaggcgtccaacctggaaggggcggcatggagggccaggtggcggctcctcatcca aagggcctggaggcggccaacctggaaggcctggagactgccgaggtcctggaggcaacggcgggcctggatgtggaggccaacctggaggtcctggagtcggtgggcctggaggcggtggtggagaccaacctggagggcctggaggcggtggtggagaccaacctggagggcctggaggcggtagttgggaccaacctggaggtcccggcggtggcgtccacctggtggcggtcagcctggagggcccggcggcggtcagcctggagggcccggcggcggtcagcctggagggcccggcggcggtcagcctggagggcccggcggcggcggcggtcagcctggagggcccggcggcggcggcggtcagcctggagggcccggcggcggcggcgtcctggagggcccggcggcggcggctcctcatcca aagaaatgaggcgacgttgcggaggtccaggcggttggcccggtggaggtcctggaggagacggtcccggcggtggaggacggctgggggatccggcggtggaggtccgacggtggctcgtgattagaccaacctgctcctcatccatggaag gattgaaggagtcactggggatgaagatcactgctcaggggctgacgaccccccccccccactcatcttTCCGGAGAAG cgtcctcatggtgcaggcggtcaaacctccacctctttga
- the LOC132460160 gene encoding uncharacterized protein LOC132460160 isoform X1, which yields MCSVQMERVIRLSEGLRRRSWRQRPAWRRRWPGGPGGVQPGRGGMEGQVAAPHPKGLEAANLEGLETAEVLEATAGLDVEANLEVLESVGLEAVVETNLEGLEAVVETNLEGLEAVVGTNLEVPAVASTWWRSAWRARRRSAWRARRRSAWRARRRSAWRARRRRRSAWRARRRRRSAWRARRRRRPGGPGGGGSSSKEMRRRCGGPGGWPGGGPGGDGPGGGGRLGDPAVEVRRWLVIRPTCSSSMEGLKESLGMKITAQGLTTPPPHSSFRRSVLMVQAVKPPPL from the exons atgtgtagtgtgcaaatggaacgtgtcattcgcctttcagaaggactgaggcggaggtcctggaggcagaggccagcctggaggcggcggtggcctggaggtcctggaggcgtccaacctggaaggggcggcatggagggccaggtggcggctcctcatcca aagggcctggaggcggccaacctggaaggcctggagactgccgaggtcctggaggcaacggcgggcctggatgtggaggccaacctggaggtcctggagtcggtgggcctggaggcggtggtggagaccaacctggagggcctggaggcggtggtggagaccaacctggagggcctggaggcggtagttgggaccaacctggaggtcccggcggtggcgtccacctggtggcggtcagcctggagggcccggcggcggtcagcctggagggcccggcggcggtcagcctggagggcccggcggcggtcagcctggagggcccggcggcggcggcggtcagcctggagggcccggcggcggcggcggtcagcctggagggcccggcggcggcggcgtcctggagggcccggcggcggcggctcctcatcca aagaaatgaggcgacgttgcggaggtccaggcggttggcccggtggaggtcctggaggagacggtcccggcggtggaggacggctgggggatccggcggtggaggtccgacggtggctcgtgattagaccaacctgctcctcatccatggaag gattgaaggagtcactggggatgaagatcactgctcaggggctgacgaccccccccccccactcatcttTCCGGAGAAG cgtcctcatggtgcaggcggtcaaacctccacctctttga
- the LOC132460160 gene encoding uncharacterized protein LOC132460160 isoform X3 has translation MDAERRTEAEVLEAEASLEAAVAWRSWRRPTWKGRHGGPGGGSSSRPGGGQPGRPGDCRGPGGNGGPGCGGQPGGPGVGGPGGGGGDQPGGPGGGGGDQPGGPGGGSWDQPGGPGGGVHLVAVSLEGPAAVSLEGPAAVSLEGPAAVSLEGPAAAAVSLEGPAAAAVSLEGPAAAASWRARRRRLLIQRNEATLRRSRRLARWRSWRRRSRRWRTAGGSGGGGPTVARD, from the exons atggatgcagaacg aaggactgaggcggaggtcctggaggcagaggccagcctggaggcggcggtggcctggaggtcctggaggcgtccaacctggaaggggcggcatggagggccaggtggcggctcctcatcca ggcctggaggcggccaacctggaaggcctggagactgccgaggtcctggaggcaacggcgggcctggatgtggaggccaacctggaggtcctggagtcggtgggcctggaggcggtggtggagaccaacctggagggcctggaggcggtggtggagaccaacctggagggcctggaggcggtagttgggaccaacctggaggtcccggcggtggcgtccacctggtggcggtcagcctggagggcccggcggcggtcagcctggagggcccggcggcggtcagcctggagggcccggcggcggtcagcctggagggcccggcggcggcggcggtcagcctggagggcccggcggcggcggcggtcagcctggagggcccggcggcggcggcgtcctggagggcccggcggcggcggctcctcatcca aagaaatgaggcgacgttgcggaggtccaggcggttggcccggtggaggtcctggaggagacggtcccggcggtggaggacggctgggggatccggcggtggaggtccgacggtggctcgtgattag